A window of the Bradyrhizobium ottawaense genome harbors these coding sequences:
- a CDS encoding NADPH:quinone oxidoreductase family protein, protein MPKAVVCRELGPPESLRLETFASAPLSPGQVRVAVRAAGINFPDVLMAAGEYQLKPPLPFTPGVEAAGDVVEVNDAKGVAVGDKVIVKMRHGAYCDEAVATPSQLVSLPKNFDYAEGATFLAGHGTAYHALIDRGQLRPGEVLLVHGAGGGVGLAAVEIGKMLGATVIATASSDEKLEIARARGADHLIRYDREPFRDAVKRITDGRGADVVFDPVGGEVFENSMRCISWGARLLIIGFTGGIGLAKTNLLMIKGASVLGVRAGEAVRKNPALGEVRIKALLEWAEAGKIRPNISHRLPLEDFARAMRLLIDRKAIGRVALTMG, encoded by the coding sequence ATGCCGAAAGCCGTTGTCTGCCGCGAACTCGGCCCGCCCGAGAGCCTGCGGCTGGAAACCTTTGCCTCGGCGCCTTTGTCGCCGGGGCAGGTGCGCGTCGCCGTTCGCGCCGCCGGGATCAATTTCCCTGACGTGCTGATGGCGGCAGGCGAATACCAGCTCAAGCCGCCGCTGCCGTTCACGCCGGGCGTGGAAGCCGCGGGAGATGTCGTCGAGGTCAATGATGCAAAGGGCGTCGCGGTCGGTGACAAGGTCATCGTCAAGATGCGGCACGGCGCCTATTGCGACGAGGCCGTCGCCACGCCATCGCAACTGGTGTCGCTGCCCAAAAACTTCGATTACGCCGAGGGGGCGACGTTTCTGGCCGGCCACGGCACGGCGTATCACGCGCTGATCGACCGCGGCCAGCTAAGGCCGGGCGAGGTGCTGCTGGTGCATGGGGCCGGCGGCGGCGTCGGCTTGGCCGCCGTCGAGATTGGCAAGATGCTCGGCGCCACCGTGATCGCGACCGCTTCCAGCGACGAGAAGCTCGAAATCGCCAGGGCGCGCGGCGCCGATCATCTCATCCGCTACGACCGGGAGCCGTTCCGCGATGCCGTCAAGCGCATCACCGACGGGCGCGGCGCCGACGTGGTGTTCGATCCCGTCGGCGGCGAGGTGTTCGAGAACAGCATGCGCTGCATCAGCTGGGGCGCACGGCTGTTGATCATCGGCTTCACCGGCGGCATCGGGCTCGCGAAGACCAATCTGCTGATGATCAAGGGCGCCAGCGTCCTCGGTGTCCGCGCCGGCGAAGCGGTGCGGAAAAACCCGGCGCTGGGCGAAGTCAGGATCAAGGCGTTGCTGGAATGGGCGGAGGCCGGAAAAATCCGCCCCAACATCTCCCACCGCCTGCCGCTGGAAGATTTTGCTCGCGCGATGCGGCTGCTGATCGACCGCAAGGCGATCGGACGGGTGGCGCTGACGATGGGGTGA
- the gpt gene encoding xanthine phosphoribosyltransferase: MAADAPTLSSQERAGKAFPVSWDQFHRDCRALTWRLNEVGPFHAVVAITRGGLVPAAIVARELGVRVIDTVCIASYDHDKQGELQVLKGVSADTAKLGGGTGKGLLIVDDLVDTGKTGRLVRDMMPDAHFATVYAKPMGRPLVDTYITEVSQDTWIFFPWDTALSFQPPIRDGAA, translated from the coding sequence ATGGCTGCGGATGCACCGACACTCAGCTCGCAGGAGCGGGCCGGCAAGGCCTTTCCGGTGTCGTGGGACCAGTTTCACCGGGATTGCCGGGCGCTGACCTGGCGGCTCAACGAGGTCGGGCCATTTCATGCGGTGGTCGCCATCACCCGCGGCGGGCTGGTGCCGGCCGCGATCGTGGCGCGCGAACTTGGCGTGCGCGTGATCGATACCGTCTGCATCGCGAGCTACGATCACGACAAGCAGGGCGAGCTTCAGGTTCTCAAGGGGGTTTCCGCCGACACCGCCAAGCTCGGCGGCGGCACCGGCAAGGGGCTGCTGATCGTCGACGACCTCGTCGATACCGGCAAGACCGGGCGGCTGGTCCGCGACATGATGCCGGACGCGCATTTCGCCACCGTCTACGCCAAGCCGATGGGCCGTCCGCTGGTCGATACCTACATCACCGAAGTGTCGCAAGACACCTGGATCTTCTTTCCCTGGGACACCGCGCTGTCGTTCCAGCCGCCGATCCGCGACGGGGCGGCTTAA
- a CDS encoding M81 family metallopeptidase, whose product MTRIAVGGFLHETNTFAPTKATYADFVHGGGWPAMAQGADVLKVMRKINVGLAGFVEAAEANGWDMVPTVSCGASPSAHVTRDAFERIVKVMVDGIAHAGALDAVYLDLHGAMVTEHFDDGEGEILRRVRQVIGPDLPLVVSLDLHANVTPDMVEHADALIAYRTYPHVDMADTGRAAAKHLALVLKTKTRFAKAFRQLPFLIPISWQCTNDQPTKGIYQQLGDLESEAVPTLSFAPGFPAADFRDCGPSVFAYGKTQADADAAADKVVALIEGHEDDFDGRIFSPDDGVRHAMELAKTASRPIIIADTQDNPGAGGDSDTTGMLRALVRNKATRAATGVIYDPQSARAAHAAGVGATVTLALGGKSGIPGDAPYTETFVVEKLSDGKFVAPGPYYGGRDMDMGPSAALRIGDVRVVVSSHKAQLADQSMYRYVGIEPTEQAILVNKSSVHFRADFEPIAEKLLICAAPGAMPADTASLPWTRLRPGIRIKPNGPAFTPPAKARSTSITG is encoded by the coding sequence ATGACCCGTATCGCCGTCGGCGGCTTCCTGCACGAGACCAATACCTTCGCGCCGACGAAGGCGACCTATGCCGATTTCGTCCATGGCGGCGGTTGGCCGGCGATGGCGCAAGGCGCCGATGTGCTCAAGGTGATGCGCAAGATCAATGTCGGCCTCGCCGGCTTTGTCGAAGCGGCCGAAGCCAACGGCTGGGACATGGTGCCGACGGTCTCCTGCGGCGCCAGCCCCTCGGCCCATGTCACCAGGGATGCGTTCGAGCGCATCGTCAAGGTGATGGTCGACGGCATCGCCCATGCCGGCGCGCTGGATGCGGTTTATCTCGACCTGCACGGCGCGATGGTGACCGAGCATTTCGACGATGGCGAAGGCGAGATCCTGCGCCGCGTGCGCCAGGTGATCGGCCCGGATTTACCGCTGGTCGTCAGCCTCGATTTGCACGCCAATGTGACGCCTGACATGGTCGAGCATGCGGATGCGCTGATCGCCTACCGCACCTATCCCCATGTCGACATGGCCGACACCGGCCGCGCCGCCGCAAAACATCTCGCGCTTGTCCTGAAGACCAAGACGCGCTTTGCAAAGGCGTTCCGTCAGTTGCCGTTCCTGATTCCGATCAGTTGGCAATGCACCAACGACCAGCCGACCAAAGGCATCTATCAGCAGCTCGGGGATCTGGAGAGCGAGGCCGTGCCGACGCTGTCGTTCGCGCCGGGCTTCCCGGCCGCCGATTTCCGGGATTGCGGGCCGAGCGTGTTCGCCTATGGCAAGACCCAGGCCGACGCCGATGCGGCGGCGGACAAGGTCGTCGCACTGATCGAAGGCCATGAGGACGATTTCGACGGCCGCATCTTCTCGCCCGACGACGGCGTGCGCCATGCCATGGAACTGGCGAAGACCGCATCGAGGCCGATCATCATCGCCGACACCCAGGACAATCCCGGCGCCGGCGGCGATTCCGACACCACCGGCATGCTGCGCGCTTTGGTCCGCAACAAGGCCACCCGCGCCGCAACCGGCGTGATCTACGATCCGCAATCGGCCAGGGCCGCGCACGCGGCTGGCGTCGGCGCCACCGTCACGCTCGCGCTCGGCGGCAAGTCCGGCATTCCTGGTGACGCGCCCTACACCGAGACCTTCGTCGTCGAGAAATTGTCGGACGGAAAATTCGTGGCGCCCGGCCCCTATTATGGCGGCCGCGACATGGACATGGGCCCCTCTGCAGCCCTGCGCATCGGCGACGTCCGCGTGGTCGTGAGTTCGCACAAGGCGCAGCTCGCGGATCAGTCGATGTACCGTTATGTCGGCATCGAACCGACCGAGCAGGCCATCCTGGTCAACAAGAGTTCGGTGCATTTTCGCGCCGATTTCGAGCCGATCGCCGAGAAACTGCTGATCTGCGCCGCCCCCGGCGCGATGCCGGCGGATACCGCCTCATTACCCTGGACGCGGTTGCGTCCGGGCATTCGCATCAAGCCGAACGGCCCCGCCTTCACGCCGCCGGCCAAAGCACGTTCAACTTCCATCACGGGATAA
- a CDS encoding M20 aminoacylase family protein — translation MPTIERIDGYAEELTAIRRDLHAHPEIGFEEVRTSGIVADKLTQWGIEVHRGIGGTGVIGVLKGKGTGTKRIGLRADMDALPMEENTNLKWRSTIPGRFHGCGHDGHTTMLLGTARYLAETKNFDGTVHFIFQPAEEGLGGARAMIKDGLFQKFPCDEVYGLHNAPDLEHGEIAILPGPAMAGADFFDIVIQGYGAHGAMPERSKDAVVIATTLAQALQTIVSRNVDPLKAAVLSITQIHAGSAYNVIPGDARLCGTVRAFDDGVRALIRERMRTICAGIAATFQCEITADIRDTFSVLVNEVEQSKVVEQVAKTVVDPSKVITRSQPKMGSEDFADMMQAVPGAYFWVGHEGSVPVHNPGYILDDKILPIGASMFARIIETRLPVGSHA, via the coding sequence ATGCCCACCATCGAACGCATCGACGGCTATGCCGAGGAACTCACCGCGATCCGCCGCGACCTGCACGCCCATCCCGAGATCGGCTTCGAGGAGGTGCGCACCTCGGGCATCGTCGCCGACAAGCTGACGCAATGGGGCATCGAGGTGCATCGCGGGATCGGCGGCACCGGCGTGATCGGCGTGCTGAAGGGCAAAGGTACCGGCACCAAGCGGATCGGGCTGCGCGCCGACATGGACGCGCTGCCGATGGAAGAGAACACCAACCTGAAATGGCGATCGACCATCCCCGGCCGCTTCCACGGCTGCGGCCATGACGGCCACACCACCATGCTGCTCGGCACCGCGCGTTACCTGGCGGAAACCAAGAATTTCGACGGCACCGTGCACTTCATCTTCCAGCCCGCCGAAGAAGGCCTCGGCGGCGCCCGTGCCATGATCAAGGACGGCCTGTTCCAGAAATTCCCCTGCGACGAGGTCTACGGCCTGCATAATGCGCCGGACCTCGAGCATGGCGAGATCGCAATCCTGCCGGGACCGGCGATGGCCGGAGCTGACTTCTTCGACATTGTCATCCAGGGCTATGGCGCGCATGGCGCGATGCCGGAGCGCTCCAAGGACGCGGTGGTGATCGCAACGACGCTGGCGCAGGCGCTGCAGACCATCGTCAGCCGCAACGTCGATCCCTTGAAGGCCGCGGTGCTCTCGATCACCCAGATCCATGCCGGCTCGGCCTATAACGTGATTCCCGGCGACGCCAGGCTCTGCGGCACCGTGCGCGCGTTCGACGACGGCGTGCGCGCACTGATCCGCGAGCGCATGCGCACGATCTGCGCCGGCATCGCCGCGACCTTCCAATGCGAGATCACCGCCGACATCCGCGACACCTTCAGCGTGCTGGTCAACGAGGTCGAGCAGTCCAAGGTGGTCGAGCAGGTGGCGAAGACCGTGGTCGATCCGTCCAAGGTCATCACCCGCTCGCAGCCGAAGATGGGCAGCGAGGATTTCGCCGACATGATGCAGGCGGTGCCCGGCGCCTATTTCTGGGTCGGCCACGAGGGCTCGGTGCCCGTGCACAATCCCGGCTACATCCTCGACGACAAGATCCTCCCGATCGGCGCCAGCATGTTTGCGCGTATCATCGAAACCCGCCTGCCGGTAGGTTCCCATGCATAA
- a CDS encoding methionine synthase, translating to MLFPTTIAGSLPKPEWLAEPNTLWAPWKSKGDELARAKRDATMLAVKLQEDAGVDIVTEGEQARQHFVHGFLEKIEGIDFAHKVEMGIRKDRYKAMVPQVVAPLALKGRVHADEARVARSHTKNKLKFTLPGPMTIIDTIADKYYGDRVKMAFAFAELLNEEAKALQADGVDVIQFDEPAFNVYMDEVSDWGIKALERAAEGLTCATAVHICYGYGIKANTDWKETLGTEWRQYEDIFPAIAKSPIQQVAIECRNSKVPLDLLALLTGKIVQAGVIDVASDTVETAEDVVAVIEQVAKFVPKSNIIATTNCGMAPMRRDIAEAKLMALGAGAKLARERLG from the coding sequence ATGCTGTTTCCAACCACCATCGCAGGATCGCTGCCGAAGCCGGAATGGCTGGCCGAGCCCAACACGCTGTGGGCGCCCTGGAAGTCCAAAGGCGACGAACTCGCCCGCGCCAAGCGCGACGCCACCATGCTGGCGGTGAAGCTGCAGGAGGACGCCGGCGTCGATATCGTCACCGAGGGCGAGCAGGCCCGCCAGCACTTCGTCCACGGTTTTCTGGAGAAGATCGAGGGCATCGATTTCGCCCACAAGGTCGAGATGGGCATCCGTAAAGACCGCTACAAGGCGATGGTGCCGCAGGTGGTGGCGCCGCTGGCCTTGAAGGGCCGCGTCCATGCCGACGAGGCCCGCGTCGCCCGCAGCCATACGAAGAACAAGCTGAAATTCACCCTGCCCGGTCCGATGACCATCATCGACACCATCGCCGACAAATATTACGGCGACCGGGTCAAGATGGCGTTCGCCTTTGCCGAGCTGTTGAACGAGGAAGCCAAGGCGCTGCAGGCCGACGGCGTCGACGTGATCCAGTTCGACGAGCCCGCCTTCAACGTCTACATGGACGAAGTCTCCGACTGGGGCATCAAGGCGCTGGAGCGCGCGGCCGAGGGGCTGACCTGCGCCACCGCCGTGCACATCTGCTACGGCTACGGCATCAAGGCCAATACCGACTGGAAGGAAACGCTGGGCACGGAGTGGCGGCAGTACGAGGATATTTTCCCGGCGATTGCCAAGAGCCCGATCCAGCAGGTCGCGATCGAATGCCGCAATTCGAAGGTGCCGCTGGATCTGCTCGCGCTGCTCACCGGCAAGATCGTCCAGGCCGGCGTCATCGACGTTGCCAGCGATACGGTCGAGACCGCGGAGGATGTGGTTGCCGTGATCGAGCAGGTCGCGAAATTCGTGCCGAAGAGCAACATCATCGCGACCACCAATTGCGGCATGGCGCCGATGCGCCGCGATATCGCGGAAGCGAAACTGATGGCGCTCGGTGCGGGAGCGAAGCTGGCGCGGGAGAGGTTGGGGTGA
- a CDS encoding amidase yields the protein MHKPAPEEAITSLHDLSAVDLIAGYRARQFSPSEVLEEVLAHVAVWEPHIKALYLLDPEGARATAKESTERWNNGKPIGALDGVPVTIKDNVATKGQPVPLGAASMPLVPAPKDAPPAARLREAGAIIFSKTTMPDYGMLSSGLSSFHPLTRNPWDISKNPGGSSAGAGAAGAAGYGPLHLGTDIGGSVRLPACWNGLFALKPSLGRVPVDPPYVGRVAGPMTRTVDDAALMMSVLSRPDRRDGMSLPAIEINWKALDKSPRKLRIGLMLDAGTGQALEKEVRDVAIKTAKAFESAGAVLTEVDGILTREMLDGLDHFWRARMWSDLSLLPPEQRAKALPYIYQWAETGAKLSGVDVVRGFNATMAIRAAAAKLFCEVDYVISPVSPVVNFPAEFAAPLNDPLKPFEHIAFTVPWNMSENPAASINGGYDKKGFPIGVQIVGRRFDDLGVLGMAKAFEGLRGPQKPWPNPPKK from the coding sequence ATGCATAAACCGGCGCCCGAGGAAGCGATCACGTCGCTGCACGACCTCAGCGCCGTCGACCTGATTGCCGGCTATCGCGCCAGGCAATTCTCGCCCTCGGAAGTGCTGGAAGAAGTGCTCGCGCATGTCGCGGTGTGGGAGCCGCACATCAAGGCGCTCTATCTGCTCGATCCCGAAGGCGCGCGCGCCACCGCCAAAGAGTCGACCGAGCGCTGGAACAACGGCAAGCCGATCGGCGCGCTCGACGGCGTGCCGGTCACGATCAAGGACAATGTTGCGACCAAAGGCCAGCCCGTGCCGCTCGGCGCCGCCAGCATGCCGCTGGTGCCTGCGCCGAAGGACGCCCCGCCCGCCGCGCGGCTGCGCGAGGCCGGCGCGATCATCTTCTCCAAGACCACGATGCCGGACTACGGCATGCTGTCTTCGGGGCTTTCCAGTTTCCACCCCCTCACCCGCAACCCCTGGGACATCAGCAAGAACCCCGGCGGATCGTCCGCCGGCGCGGGCGCCGCGGGCGCTGCCGGTTACGGTCCGCTGCATCTCGGCACCGACATCGGCGGCTCGGTGCGCCTGCCCGCCTGCTGGAACGGTCTGTTCGCGCTGAAGCCGAGCTTGGGGCGCGTTCCCGTCGATCCGCCCTATGTCGGCCGCGTGGCCGGGCCGATGACCCGCACCGTCGACGATGCCGCGCTGATGATGAGCGTGCTGTCGCGGCCCGACCGGCGCGACGGCATGAGTCTGCCCGCGATCGAGATCAACTGGAAGGCATTGGACAAATCGCCGCGCAAGCTGCGCATCGGACTGATGCTCGATGCCGGTACCGGCCAGGCGCTGGAGAAGGAGGTCCGCGACGTCGCGATCAAGACCGCGAAGGCTTTTGAATCCGCAGGCGCCGTCCTCACCGAAGTCGACGGCATCCTGACCCGTGAGATGCTCGACGGGCTCGACCATTTCTGGCGGGCGCGGATGTGGTCGGATCTCTCGCTGCTGCCGCCCGAGCAGCGCGCCAAGGCGCTGCCCTATATCTACCAATGGGCCGAGACCGGCGCCAAACTCAGTGGCGTCGACGTCGTCAGGGGTTTTAACGCCACCATGGCGATCCGGGCCGCGGCGGCAAAATTGTTCTGCGAGGTCGACTACGTCATCTCGCCGGTGTCGCCGGTGGTGAATTTTCCGGCCGAATTCGCCGCCCCGCTCAACGATCCGCTCAAGCCGTTCGAACACATCGCCTTCACCGTGCCGTGGAACATGTCGGAGAACCCGGCCGCCTCGATCAATGGCGGCTACGACAAGAAGGGTTTCCCGATCGGCGTGCAGATCGTCGGAAGACGCTTTGACGATCTCGGCGTGCTCGGCATGGCCAAGGCGTTCGAGGGCCTACGCGGCCCGCAGAAGCCGTGGCCGAACCCGCCGAAGAAGTGA
- a CDS encoding crotonase/enoyl-CoA hydratase family protein — translation MAYETIKYEVEDQILTITLNRPDKLNAFNGTMQQELIDAFDAADKDDNVRAIIVTGAGRGFCAGADLSSGANTFDRDARRGPVKRLADGSVDYSDPQVRDGGGQVTLRIFKCLKPVIAAVNGPAVGIGVTMQLAMDIRIASEAARFGFVFSQRGIVPEAASSWFLPRIVGISQALEWCYSGRVFPAQEALAGRLVSKVVPPDDLLPTARAMAKEFAAKTAPVSVALIRQMMWRMMGADDPMEAHKVDSRGIYARGRSDDVKEGVVSFLEKRPAQFKDKVSANMPDYFPWWDERGYK, via the coding sequence ATGGCGTATGAGACGATCAAGTACGAGGTCGAGGATCAGATTCTCACCATCACGCTGAACCGGCCCGACAAGCTCAACGCCTTCAACGGCACCATGCAGCAGGAACTGATCGACGCGTTCGACGCCGCCGACAAGGACGACAACGTCCGCGCCATCATCGTGACCGGCGCGGGACGTGGCTTCTGCGCCGGCGCTGATCTCTCCTCCGGCGCCAACACTTTCGACCGCGATGCCCGGCGCGGGCCGGTGAAGCGGCTCGCCGATGGCAGCGTCGACTACAGCGATCCGCAGGTCCGCGACGGCGGCGGCCAGGTGACGCTGCGCATCTTCAAGTGCCTGAAGCCTGTGATCGCGGCGGTGAATGGCCCCGCGGTCGGCATCGGCGTCACCATGCAGCTGGCGATGGATATTCGCATTGCGTCCGAGGCCGCGCGCTTCGGCTTCGTGTTCTCCCAGCGCGGCATCGTGCCGGAAGCCGCATCGAGCTGGTTCCTGCCGCGCATCGTCGGCATCTCGCAGGCGCTGGAATGGTGCTATTCCGGCCGCGTGTTCCCGGCGCAGGAAGCCCTCGCCGGCCGTCTCGTCAGCAAGGTGGTGCCGCCTGACGACCTGCTGCCGACCGCGCGCGCAATGGCCAAGGAATTCGCGGCCAAGACCGCGCCGGTATCGGTCGCGCTGATCCGGCAGATGATGTGGCGGATGATGGGCGCCGACGATCCGATGGAAGCCCACAAGGTCGACAGCCGCGGCATCTATGCGCGTGGGCGTTCGGACGACGTCAAGGAAGGCGTGGTCTCGTTCCTGGAAAAGCGTCCGGCGCAGTTCAAGGACAAGGTGTCGGCCAATATGCCCGACTATTTCCCGTGGTGGGACGAGCGCGGGTATAAGTGA
- a CDS encoding glutathione S-transferase N-terminal domain-containing protein, translating to MIDLHYAPTPNGWKISIMLEELGLPYTVIPVNIRAGEQFRPEFLAISPNNRIPAIVDHVPADGGGPFSVFETGAILTYLAEKTGRFLPADMRGRSQALQWVMWQMGGLGPMLGQHGHFALYAAEKIPYAIERYRDEAARLYRVLDSQLGKTGAYVAGCDYSIADIACFPWAMTHKAQGFTLDDYPNIKRWYATVRARPQVQAGLAIGKFVKEPFDEEARKNMFGQAAKEMAGKR from the coding sequence ATGATCGACCTGCACTACGCGCCGACGCCGAACGGCTGGAAAATCTCGATCATGCTGGAGGAACTCGGGCTTCCCTATACCGTCATTCCCGTCAACATCCGCGCCGGCGAGCAGTTTCGGCCGGAGTTTCTGGCGATCAGCCCCAACAACCGGATTCCGGCGATTGTCGATCATGTGCCCGCCGATGGCGGCGGGCCGTTTTCGGTGTTCGAGACCGGGGCGATCCTGACCTATCTCGCGGAAAAGACCGGCCGCTTTCTGCCTGCCGACATGCGCGGCCGCTCGCAGGCTCTGCAGTGGGTGATGTGGCAGATGGGCGGGCTCGGGCCCATGCTGGGCCAGCACGGCCATTTCGCGCTCTATGCGGCCGAAAAAATCCCCTATGCGATCGAGCGCTACCGCGACGAAGCAGCGCGGCTTTATCGTGTACTCGATAGCCAACTGGGCAAGACCGGCGCATATGTCGCAGGCTGCGATTATTCGATCGCCGACATCGCCTGCTTTCCCTGGGCCATGACTCACAAGGCGCAGGGCTTTACGCTCGACGATTATCCCAACATCAAGCGCTGGTACGCTACCGTCCGTGCCCGGCCGCAGGTTCAGGCGGGGCTTGCGATCGGCAAGTTCGTGAAAGAGCCGTTCGACGAGGAGGCGCGGAAGAACATGTTCGGGCAGGCTGCGAAGGAGATGGCGGGCAAGCGCTAG
- a CDS encoding ABC transporter ATP-binding protein codes for MTNAVLDIQNLVVGLGKDPAAKRIIDGISLQVHEGETLCVVGESGSGKSVTSLTVMGLLQKGALVPSAGSVRLVGEELLAASDRRLRQLRATTMAMIFQEPMTALNPVVPVGRQIDEVLRVHTDLDARARRQKILAMMEQVRLPEVERIFASYPHRLSGGQRQRIMIAMALVLEPKLLIADEPTTALDVTTQKQILTLIRDLQRDHGTAVLFITHDMGVVAEIADRVAVMRSGRLVETGALDTILRQPTMEYTRKLLSAVPSLVPRAAREESTEPVVLEANGLCKVYRERSFFGKAREVAAAQDVTLTLRKGRTLGIVGESGSGKSTVARCIVRLIDPTSGGVRLAGREISDLSRRLLQPHRQRIQIIFQDPYRSLNPRVTIGESIAEGPINYGMPRTDALAKARELLELVDLPPDAISRYPHQFSGGQRQRIAIARALALDPDVLVADEAVSALDVSVQAQVLELLDEIQSRLGIALLFITHDLRVAAQICDDVAVMQHGRVVEQGPAAQVLTHPQQAYTRALLEAAPGRGWDFANFRPVSAGIAAE; via the coding sequence ATGACCAACGCCGTCCTCGACATCCAAAACCTCGTCGTCGGTCTCGGCAAGGATCCGGCCGCCAAGCGCATCATCGACGGCATCTCCCTGCAGGTGCACGAAGGCGAGACGCTGTGCGTGGTCGGCGAAAGCGGATCGGGCAAGTCAGTGACGTCGCTGACGGTGATGGGACTGCTGCAGAAGGGCGCGCTGGTGCCGTCCGCCGGCAGCGTCAGGCTGGTCGGCGAGGAACTGCTCGCCGCCAGCGACCGCCGCCTGCGCCAGTTGCGCGCCACCACCATGGCGATGATCTTTCAGGAGCCGATGACGGCGCTCAATCCGGTGGTGCCGGTCGGCCGCCAGATCGACGAAGTGCTGCGCGTCCATACCGATCTCGATGCCCGCGCGCGCCGCCAGAAGATTCTGGCGATGATGGAACAGGTGCGGCTGCCCGAGGTCGAGCGCATCTTCGCCTCCTATCCGCATCGACTCTCCGGTGGCCAGCGCCAGCGCATCATGATCGCGATGGCGCTGGTGCTGGAGCCGAAACTCCTGATCGCGGACGAGCCAACCACGGCGCTCGACGTCACCACGCAGAAGCAGATCCTCACTTTGATCCGCGACCTGCAACGCGATCACGGCACCGCCGTGCTGTTCATCACCCACGACATGGGCGTGGTCGCCGAAATCGCCGACCGGGTCGCTGTCATGCGCAGCGGCCGGCTGGTCGAAACCGGCGCGCTCGACACCATCCTGCGCCAGCCCACGATGGAATATACCCGCAAGCTGCTGTCGGCGGTGCCGAGCCTGGTGCCGCGGGCGGCGCGCGAGGAAAGCACCGAACCCGTCGTGCTGGAGGCCAACGGCCTCTGCAAGGTCTATCGCGAACGTTCCTTCTTCGGCAAAGCCCGCGAGGTCGCCGCCGCCCAGGACGTGACGCTGACGCTGCGCAAGGGCCGCACGCTCGGCATCGTCGGCGAAAGCGGCTCCGGCAAGTCGACAGTGGCGCGCTGCATCGTGCGCCTGATCGACCCGACTTCCGGCGGCGTGCGCCTGGCGGGGCGTGAAATTTCCGACCTGTCCCGCCGGCTGCTGCAGCCGCACCGCCAGCGCATCCAGATCATCTTCCAGGACCCGTATCGATCGCTCAATCCGCGCGTCACCATCGGCGAGAGCATCGCGGAAGGCCCGATCAATTACGGCATGCCGCGCACCGACGCGCTGGCGAAGGCGCGCGAACTGCTCGAACTGGTCGACCTGCCGCCGGATGCGATCTCGCGCTACCCGCACCAATTCTCCGGCGGCCAGCGCCAGCGCATCGCGATTGCGCGCGCGCTGGCGCTCGATCCCGACGTGCTGGTGGCGGACGAAGCGGTCTCCGCGCTCGACGTCTCCGTGCAGGCACAGGTGCTGGAACTGCTCGATGAAATCCAGAGCCGGCTCGGCATCGCGCTGCTCTTCATCACCCACGACCTGCGTGTCGCCGCGCAAATCTGCGACGACGTCGCCGTGATGCAGCATGGCCGGGTCGTGGAACAGGGACCGGCCGCGCAGGTGCTGACACATCCGCAACAGGCCTATACCCGCGCGCTGCTCGAAGCAGCCCCCGGCCGCGGCTGGGATTTCGCCAATTTCCGGCCGGTTTCGGCCGGTATCGCCGCGGAGTGA
- a CDS encoding 2-hydroxychromene-2-carboxylate isomerase, producing MIEFFFDCSSPWTYLAFHNIQPLAKELGVDISWRPILVGGIFNTVNPSVYAQRETPVPLKARYMKKDLADWARSAGLAIKMPPTVFPVNSVKAMRGCIWSGRESGQQMVPFARAVFETYWGGDKDISQDSVLTEVCKKAGVDHVKFFEGIGQQAIKDQLKANTDEVMARGGFGSPTIFVGKTDMYFGNDRMPLIREAVLRLQEKAA from the coding sequence ATGATCGAATTCTTCTTCGACTGTTCCAGTCCCTGGACCTATCTCGCCTTCCACAACATCCAGCCGCTGGCGAAAGAGCTCGGCGTCGACATCAGCTGGCGGCCGATCCTGGTCGGCGGCATCTTCAATACCGTCAATCCCAGCGTCTACGCGCAGCGCGAGACGCCGGTGCCGTTGAAGGCGCGCTACATGAAGAAGGACCTGGCCGACTGGGCGCGCTCGGCGGGGCTCGCGATCAAGATGCCGCCGACGGTGTTTCCGGTGAACAGCGTCAAGGCGATGCGCGGCTGCATCTGGTCGGGCAGGGAATCCGGCCAGCAGATGGTGCCGTTCGCCCGCGCGGTGTTCGAGACCTATTGGGGCGGCGACAAGGATATTTCGCAGGATTCGGTGCTGACGGAGGTCTGCAAGAAAGCCGGCGTCGATCACGTCAAATTCTTCGAAGGCATCGGCCAGCAGGCCATTAAAGACCAGCTCAAGGCCAACACCGATGAAGTGATGGCGCGCGGCGGTTTCGGCTCGCCGACGATTTTCGTCGGCAAGACCGACATGTATTTCGGCAACGACCGGATGCCGCTGATCCGCGAAGCGGTGCTGCGCCTGCAAGAGAAGGCCGCCTGA